The Larimichthys crocea isolate SSNF chromosome XII, L_crocea_2.0, whole genome shotgun sequence region tCATACTATTTTATCCATTGGCCCACAGCAGATAAGTGTGAAGTGTAAGACTATCTGGTGAATGAAGATAAAGTTGTACAACACTTCGATATCGATTAAGTTTATTGGCCACTTAGACGTGCTGTCATTTAGGTGAAGTGTATTGATTTATAATCtgtgacacacaaaacacagtgtttgaaCTCACAAGATAATTGAGGGCACTGGCAAGTTGTTTCGCAACAATGAATTTCCACTGAGGAGTCACTGATGCCTTTTCTTTGCGAAGGAAAACATCCAGAGGCCCAAACTCCACAAATTCTTCTACCATGATGTCTGTAAAGGAAGAAACAAATCGGTCCGATCATTGGTATAGCCAAAAGCCAAAATGTAGACAGGTAGCATCTTTGAAATAGAACAGAGTAGGTGTGGTTTTGCATTTGTTTCATGGTTCACTTAGTATTTATATCACACATTTGACTATCACAAGCTCAATGGGGAAGTAGCAAACCAGGAAGTCACACAACTAACAGTATAAGACAAAACGTAAACAGTTTTTCTCTTACTTTCAGATCCTTTGACTGACACACCATGTACAAACACCAGGTGGCTGTGGGATACCTGGCTCATGAAACTTGCAGTTTCAAAAAATGCCTAAGAAAGACACAAGGGAGAAATAATGAAAGAGTAAAGTACCATTATAACTGTAGGTTACCATTAATGCAAACATCACAAGGCTTACTAGAGCAATGTCTTTGTGGCTTTGGTCTAGAATCTTGAGAACCACTTGGATCCCTTTGCGGTCagcaaagttgttgttgttgaactcgtcatcttcatcactgtctCCACCACGCACCAGCAGACGTCCTGAGTAGATGTTAGTTCTGGTCCCTCGACCTAAATGCTGTCCCTGctcataaacacaacacagactaGTCAGTCACAGAGCAGAGAATGCAGAGCTTGTCAGGTGAAACAAATGGTCATATGGAGGTGGTAGATCTCATCACCTGTTTGATCTCTCTGTCCTTGATCTGGTGGAAGCGTAGCTGGGTCATGTTCAGGAGTACGTTGTCAGTTTGAGCACGGTGTTTGGCACCTTCCCTCATTATCAGAAGGTTGGATAGCTCTAcatcagacacacaaaacaaacctaTGTAAAGATCTAAATATACCACAACACAGAATATCTTCTAAATGCATGGGAGTATTTTGATATAAAGTAGCAAAATAAGTCTACAGTTAAAAAGTCCAATAAATACACACCTGCTTGTCTTGGATAACAGCACTTTTTTACAGTAAAGCTGTCTGAGCCAGACTTGAGTACAAAGGTCTTGAGGCTGTTTGTGAGTTCCTTCATACTGGAGAATTCTCGATCCCAGCCTTCCAGACAGAACTTCGAACCCTTGTGCTGAATACGAAACTGCTTGTGGCTTGGCGTCGATCCATTCTATGAGCCACAAGTACATATAAGCACAGTAGCTGAAAATCTTCAACATCACCACACTGCAATAATTTCCAGAGTGGAGCGTGGGTGTTGACTTACCTCGTTTTTGTTCAGGACAGCCAGGATGATGCGGTGATAGTCGAGAGCACTCCAACGTACGAGGAAAgctccctcctctgctgcctctttttTCAGCTTCATTAGCACAAAATCATCACTGGAAACACACCAGAGTTGTGATACAACATACTGTCTTTCTTTATAGCTTtcttgtgtctgtatgtgcatgtgtaagaGGCGAAAACTCACTGCATAGGTCCATGCAGTCCATTTGCTTCACTCTGCACTACCCTTGGGGGAGCCACCTCATGACAAAGATAGTGGTGGGCGTCTGCAGTCAACCGGTAGTATCCATCTAGGAGGGAGATAAAGGAACGAGCCTCCTGGCTGGAGTTCATCTGAACctcctacatacacacacagaagcaccaCTAGCTTACAATCAGAGCTCCCACCTACAGAACCATACAGAttcaaaacataataaaatgccTGAAGCATACCAAAACCCAAAGCTCTTATATAGTCAAAAACGTATAGAATTAGAGGatatatgcagtatatatatatcagacaCTTTAAAGACTGGACAATCTGATCAATAGAGTGAGTAATGTGCAGTATATCAATTGGACTAATGTAGCACAGGCAGATTTACCAATCAAATTAATGCACTGCAGCTTTTACATAAAAGGATAAACAAGTACTCTCACCATGCAGTGATTGTCCTGAGTGCTAATGCACACATTAGCTCCAGTGATGCCTATGTGAATTATATCAGGGAAATCACAGAAGAAGGTCCATTTATTGGGAGTGTTTGCACTGAGTTGGCTggactgttgttttgttttcctcatgtAGTTCAGAGGGTCATTCCTGAAGTAAGTGTTTGCCTGCGCCTGGGTGAAGAGATCGAAGTCTGAATACACATCAAGCCACAGAATAAGAACATCAGAATCTTGAAATTATATTTTGACAAACCTTTTGACTGGACACCTCCCTCCACTGAATCCCCTTGGTCCCAGTCACCATTATTTCATGTGTGGTGGGAGCTCTGAAGGTATCTTTCGAGACACCCTGCGCATGAGTCATGTTGGAGTAGGAGCTACTTCCATCCCCGTCGTCTCTCAGTTCCAGGTTGGATACAGCGAAGGACTCTATCCCAAAACCTGGTGCCAAGTGTTCGAGAGTAGAGATGTACTTATACATGATCTCGTGGGTGCCTAGCCGCCCTTTATCGACAGTGTGCTGCTGGAAGGTCTGCACAAAGTCCGAAAATACCCGCCGGATCCTGATTTTTGTCAGGAAGTTGTCTTTAGATATGTGTTTGGCGAAAGACCTTGGAATGCAGCGCAAGAagctgaaaaaaggaaaaattacAGTGGATTACAGTGATTCAATTAGATtagaagaagatggagaaacTGGAGTGTCACAGTAGTAGAAAATAGTACAGCATACAACAAACAACCTAATTATAGTGAGACTAATAAACATCTACGTCTACTGTACTCGCTGTTCTAACTCGTTAAGAAGTAATTACCTGACTTTTTTGGCAACATCTTGTAAGGTGCTGCCTGTTTGCATTGCCTGGTGTGAGAGGTGAAGCACAGCCATCCCCAAGCTCTCATTTTTGAAGCGGCTTAGTTCCTCCTCTGACTGAACGTCTTCCATCTGCACTACTTCGTTCACAAATTCATATTTGGCCTTTTTGGAGAGACAAGAAGCAAACAGGTTACGTACTTTGCTATTGTGagcagaacaaaaataaatgtccaTTCAATTAATacacagaaaaccaaaaacataaacacgAACCTGGGAGAATAAGTACTCTAAGGCTGTGATTTCAAGCAGCGGAGAACCCCCCTGATCTGTCCCAGATCTGAGAGCATAGCGGGATACATTTGGCTCTTTTTCATTCAGTCCATGCCAATTCCGAAAGTAATACCTAGGAACAAGGACACCAGACAACTAATGTGAATATGCTCAGTGTGTCTTGCCTTGCTTGTCTTGCTAATACAGTGTCATAGACTAACCTCATACAGTAGTGAAGCACAAGGCAGGAGTTGTCCTCTGGACTGAAAATGTGGTTTGGGCTGTACCAACAGTGTGATTGTGGATTGTACAGAGCAAACAACACATGGCATAGAGGAGTTATCCCTGGGGGACAAACACTGAGGTTACACGCATGCCACCAGGAGGCTAAAATACCACAAGAAGCCACATACAAACTACTTTAATGCCGGTCTTTGTGAGTTAGGTCATCACTCTCACCTACGGCCTCTGCGGCCAAGATGCACAGGTCCTCTGCTGTGATTTCTCCACACGTGTGAGACAAatatctctctccatcctttgtCCAGAAGAGGTAAACATGGGTGCCCTGACCCTGAGGAGGCTCACACATGCCTGGAAATAACCCTGGCCTTGAATGTGTTGACAACCCACTTCTAGACATGGTGGGAACAGCCAAATCTCTAgaaaactcacacacaaacacacaaacaaacacatattaatcatatactgtacaaataaaagcATATCAATGTAAACCACAGTACATGGCTGTTTATTCAGCTGTTGCATTGGATGATATCACGCAGGGATACGCATCAAGGCCTACGTAAACACAAACGTAAGAGCAGTTTTAAAACGACATCCTGCGCTTTTCTGCAACAACATGTTCGGTATTTCTCATTTTACACGATGATTATTCAAGTGAACAAAGTTGCCGGGTTAACAAATGACAAAGCACATGTTGAACTAACTTAAAAATATGACATTAGgtaaagaaatgtattttacaaaAGGCCTTCCTGGGATTACACAATAATCCCAATTTATTGTTCGCAGTATAAAATAGTTTATAGCACGACAACAggtctataatatatatactatacgTGTATATAACACACTGCGTCACCGAGTGGCCTGAAAACATGGGTTCGCATATCACATTGTGTCGGATGCCATGCcaaggaaacacaaaaacattatcAAAGAAATACTTTCTATGACCGCCTATGACTGGTGCTTATCTTACCATTTCACGACGAGCTTTTCAGGATGTTACATTAAAACCTAAAACGCAGAGACGAGCTGACAGATCGGCTTCATTACGAGCGTATTTCCCCTTCGCCTACGTTCGTGGCTTCTCATGAAGTGTCGACAGACCTCTTCCCGAAACCAGCACGGTCACTCCCCACCAGACCGGCGCTGGCACGTACACACGGGCTGACGTTTCAAAAGTGAACGTCACGGTGTGTCGATAATGAAAGTGATGAATATTGTATGAAGAACACAGTTGTAGTTAATTGCCCTTGTGTCCCTTTGTCTTTGCAATGTGACTACAGATACGTGTGcaacaaataatgaaaaacatagggggggatttgtttttattctcatctctctcttaatattattatttatgaacaAGGAAAAATTATGTACTTACCTCTAACATAAGGAGTTTACCACTATTTATTCTGAAATTCACAAACACCtattaatgtaatataaaacaCTTCCACCGGATTCTATTTTATACTTCAATAATTTATAGTTCCTAGTTCCTctgcagattattattattatatgacatATTTgataaattcataaaaatgttataaacattattaaaagGAGTGAAAATTAtacattctgcataatgagtaccTTTACTTTTGAGCACATATAATTGTGACAGCAGGACTTCTACTTGTAAGAGAGTATTTTTAGATGTTGGCATTGATATTTTTTACTTGAGTATCATGCATAATAAATCATCTACTTCCTCAGTTTGGATTGTGCTTTTTTTATAATGAGGTGGAGGGGTGGGCAGTGGGCAGTGggtgttattgtgtgaagcactttgtgttaaatgttttgtatgaaaagtgctatacaaataaagactGATTGGTTAATTGTTTCATAAAATGTGGTTGCAAAGATGTTGAATGTCATATTTTGATTAAGTTAACCTTATTATccagtgaaaatatttaatttgtgtaatcacttttcattttcttcatgaCGGTACGTCGTTTGATGCCAGCTGCTGTCCGATATTGTATTGTGCATTCAGAAGTCTCACTCCCACATCAACAGTCATTTCAAACTTTAACGGTGTTTTGTCTGGCCTGCCTTCTGTCTTGATTAAATTAACGCCAAGCTGTCCTTCATCATTTGCTTTGTTTGCAATGTAAGGTAGTCCTGATGTTATGATCAGGCGTCTGCAGTCCTTCATCATAACAGTAATTTCACACAAAAGCttggaggaaaaacattttttcccccGCAATAGCCTCTGGCAGTATACTCTGAGCACTCTTTAACGCCTTTGTTTACACAGTTTTACCTAattactctttattttttactaagtCAGTCAGTTTGTCAGATGACAAACACTCtcgccttcaaaataaaagcatagaAAGTGAAAGTATAGAATGAAACCACACATATCTAGCATTGGCACTGTGACCATGTGAGCAATTACTCTTGGACATTTATCCATTTGAATTCTAG contains the following coding sequences:
- the tyk2 gene encoding non-receptor tyrosine-protein kinase TYK2 isoform X1, encoding MFSRDLAVPTMSRSGLSTHSRPGLFPGMCEPPQGQGTHVYLFWTKDGERYLSHTCGEITAEDLCILAAEAVGITPLCHVLFALYNPQSHCWYSPNHIFSPEDNSCLVLHYCMRYYFRNWHGLNEKEPNVSRYALRSGTDQGGSPLLEITALEYLFSQAKYEFVNEVVQMEDVQSEEELSRFKNESLGMAVLHLSHQAMQTGSTLQDVAKKVSFLRCIPRSFAKHISKDNFLTKIRIRRVFSDFVQTFQQHTVDKGRLGTHEIMYKYISTLEHLAPGFGIESFAVSNLELRDDGDGSSSYSNMTHAQGVSKDTFRAPTTHEIMVTGTKGIQWREVSSQKAQANTYFRNDPLNYMRKTKQQSSQLSANTPNKWTFFCDFPDIIHIGITGANVCISTQDNHCMEVQMNSSQEARSFISLLDGYYRLTADAHHYLCHEVAPPRVVQSEANGLHGPMHDDFVLMKLKKEAAEEGAFLVRWSALDYHRIILAVLNKNENGSTPSHKQFRIQHKGSKFCLEGWDREFSSMKELTNSLKTFVLKSGSDSFTVKKCCYPRQAELSNLLIMREGAKHRAQTDNVLLNMTQLRFHQIKDREIKQGQHLGRGTRTNIYSGRLLVRGGDSDEDDEFNNNNFADRKGIQVVLKILDQSHKDIALAFFETASFMSQVSHSHLVFVHGVSVKGSENIMVEEFVEFGPLDVFLRKEKASVTPQWKFIVAKQLASALNYLETKRLVHGNVCAKNILVARRGLDHTITPFVKLSDPGISLSVLSREERLERIPWIAPECVDSGTSIGNASDQWSFGATLLEIFNNGNLPMSGCTLSEKEHFYKQKGRLAEPSSQELASLISMCLTYEPVERPSFHIVLRKLKEIMLKNPDISPSETLYKDPSMYHKRYLKKMRDLGEGHFGKVTLYLYDPNNDGTGEQVAVKALKQENGHVESWMKEIEILKSLDHINIVKYKGCCTELGGQVVQLIMEYLPLGSLREYLPKRKLGVPQCLMFAQQICQGMEYLHSKRYIHRDLAARNVLVENDNLVKIGDFGLTKYIPEGDIYYRVREHGDSPVYWYAIECLKESKFSFSSDIWSFGVTLYEILTRCDHRQSPPIRFCDMIEASVPGGPSGQMTVVVLIKLLERNLRLPCPKDCPNEVKIIMEQCWAAEPAQRPLFRSLIERFEAIRRTYDWQSNINFSLAQIC
- the tyk2 gene encoding non-receptor tyrosine-protein kinase TYK2 isoform X2, which gives rise to MSRSGLSTHSRPGLFPGMCEPPQGQGTHVYLFWTKDGERYLSHTCGEITAEDLCILAAEAVGITPLCHVLFALYNPQSHCWYSPNHIFSPEDNSCLVLHYCMRYYFRNWHGLNEKEPNVSRYALRSGTDQGGSPLLEITALEYLFSQAKYEFVNEVVQMEDVQSEEELSRFKNESLGMAVLHLSHQAMQTGSTLQDVAKKVSFLRCIPRSFAKHISKDNFLTKIRIRRVFSDFVQTFQQHTVDKGRLGTHEIMYKYISTLEHLAPGFGIESFAVSNLELRDDGDGSSSYSNMTHAQGVSKDTFRAPTTHEIMVTGTKGIQWREVSSQKAQANTYFRNDPLNYMRKTKQQSSQLSANTPNKWTFFCDFPDIIHIGITGANVCISTQDNHCMEVQMNSSQEARSFISLLDGYYRLTADAHHYLCHEVAPPRVVQSEANGLHGPMHDDFVLMKLKKEAAEEGAFLVRWSALDYHRIILAVLNKNENGSTPSHKQFRIQHKGSKFCLEGWDREFSSMKELTNSLKTFVLKSGSDSFTVKKCCYPRQAELSNLLIMREGAKHRAQTDNVLLNMTQLRFHQIKDREIKQGQHLGRGTRTNIYSGRLLVRGGDSDEDDEFNNNNFADRKGIQVVLKILDQSHKDIALAFFETASFMSQVSHSHLVFVHGVSVKGSENIMVEEFVEFGPLDVFLRKEKASVTPQWKFIVAKQLASALNYLETKRLVHGNVCAKNILVARRGLDHTITPFVKLSDPGISLSVLSREERLERIPWIAPECVDSGTSIGNASDQWSFGATLLEIFNNGNLPMSGCTLSEKEHFYKQKGRLAEPSSQELASLISMCLTYEPVERPSFHIVLRKLKEIMLKNPDISPSETLYKDPSMYHKRYLKKMRDLGEGHFGKVTLYLYDPNNDGTGEQVAVKALKQENGHVESWMKEIEILKSLDHINIVKYKGCCTELGGQVVQLIMEYLPLGSLREYLPKRKLGVPQCLMFAQQICQGMEYLHSKRYIHRDLAARNVLVENDNLVKIGDFGLTKYIPEGDIYYRVREHGDSPVYWYAIECLKESKFSFSSDIWSFGVTLYEILTRCDHRQSPPIRFCDMIEASVPGGPSGQMTVVVLIKLLERNLRLPCPKDCPNEVKIIMEQCWAAEPAQRPLFRSLIERFEAIRRTYDWQSNINFSLAQIC